In Pseudomonadota bacterium, a genomic segment contains:
- a CDS encoding peptide chain release factor-like protein has translation MSFLKYGVSSEKEKMLEEKMEELGIKEVDIIEKFVHSSGHGGQNVNKVSTCVYLKHLPTGIEVKCQQERSQSLNRFFARRILIEKIENMILGKRSMREQAIEKIRRQKRRRSKRAKEKVLELKHIQSRKKQSRAFDAEDPAEY, from the coding sequence ATGTCTTTCTTAAAATATGGAGTAAGCTCTGAAAAAGAAAAAATGCTTGAAGAAAAGATGGAGGAGCTTGGCATCAAAGAGGTGGATATTATAGAAAAATTTGTGCATTCAAGCGGCCACGGCGGCCAGAATGTAAATAAAGTTTCAACCTGTGTATATTTGAAACATCTGCCCACAGGGATTGAGGTAAAATGTCAGCAGGAACGTTCTCAATCACTGAACAGGTTTTTTGCACGCAGGATTCTTATTGAAAAAATAGAAAACATGATACTTGGCAAAAGGAGCATGAGGGAACAGGCGATTGAAAAAATACGAAGACAGAAACGTAGACGCTCTAAACGCGCAAAGGAGAAGGTGCTCGAATTAAAGCATATTCAGTCGAGAAAAAAACAATCCAGGGCTTTTGATGCTGAAGATCCTGCTGAGTATTAA